The following proteins come from a genomic window of Schistocerca gregaria isolate iqSchGreg1 chromosome X, iqSchGreg1.2, whole genome shotgun sequence:
- the LOC126299026 gene encoding protein GVQW3-like, which yields MDVSKVRSWVRQFNEGRTSCDNKPKQPRARTSRSDDMIKKVERIVLGDRRMTVEQIASRVGISVGSVHTILHDDPKMRKVSSRWVPRMLTDDHMAARVACCQALLTHDDSMNGTSFSLVVTMDETWMPFFNPETKRQSAQWKHRDSLLPKKFWVTTSADK from the coding sequence atggatgtgtcgaaagtgcgctcgtgggtgcgacagtttaatgaaggcagaacatcgtgtgacaacaaaccgaaacaacctcgggctcgcacaagccggtctgacgacatgatcaagaaagtggagagaattgttttgggggatcgccgaatgactgttgaacagattgcctccagagttggcatttctgtgggttctgtgcacacaatcctgcatgatgacccgaaaatgcgaaaagtgtcatccaggtgggtgccacgaatgctgacggatgaccacatggctgcccgtgtggcatgttgccaagcactgTTGACGCacgacgacagcatgaatgggacttccttttcgttggttgtgacaatggatgagacgtggatgccatttttcaatccagaaacaaagcgccagtcagctcaatggaagcacagagATTCACTActaccaaaaaaattttgggtaaccaccagtgctgataaatga